Proteins co-encoded in one Podospora pseudoanserina strain CBS 124.78 chromosome 7 map unlocalized CBS124.78p_7, whole genome shotgun sequence genomic window:
- the MOT1 gene encoding TATA-binding protein-associated factor mot1 (EggNog:ENOG503NU0Z; BUSCO:EOG092602I6; COG:A) produces MASRLDRLVTILETGSTRLIRDTAVNQLADWQKHHPDELFNLLSRVVPYLRHKDWETRSTAAKALGRILEHAPLYEPNAADEGISTESAAENGFVKKEEVKDSVLDQEEFYTLEALDMSKIVKYGRPLLRGGPVDYALAALDPQKRLAHLKKTLTGRLGLLGRVVEDEEMAVASDHVGSPATPQGAGSTNGSGQQDAMATDSQSQNPEEGKLSSRQLNVLKRKRKREAQKAAQGKAGFGDLSIRRTTTAGSDGFGDDVSMTDADSKKSGKMSQYFSLDRPADVDEDSKVVSEFKGPLLPIKSELEVDDAMEGSEWPFERLCDFLKVDLFDPQWETRHGAAMGLRELVRVHGAGAGRRRGLSIKENTRLNGQWLDDLACRLCCVLMLDKFTDYSSDTSVAPIRETVGQTLGSVLRHVSSQSVYAIYRLLYRMVMQEGLQQSEQNLLWAICHGGMVGLRYVVAVRKDLLLQDGDMIDGVIRSVMKGLGDMDDDVRSASAATLIPMAKEFVAMRPQALDSLIDIVWESLSNLGDDLSASTGKIMDLLATLCSFPEVLEAMKLSASQDEERSFTTLVPRLYPFLRHTITSVRLAVLKALMTFVDLGKETSQGWLTGRILRLIFQNILVERDAEALRMSLELWNALVRNLGQNPTVLADEFAAHVDALMLLTMHPIGVPRHPLPMNATLFLKPSGGTYSMSGIPAPSTRRSSPPEGAERAPKRRRKSTKVDDAPPTTQTHDVDGHMMQGDVDLVGMDVLVRSRVSAAKAMGLLMSMLPPSSLGSYDAAITQSLLSPFASTQLAAAMVVHEYASNCANKEMAARFVEPLQKIIDQERPAHYRDLVSYVHRVRSQTQQLLNLFRDHGKVHSNKLPSLAVVVQGDPEAGPGAFSIANADKVVTDDFERLKKAMAPGQRLIALPQLLESRDVTVAAIQEAKSAKEARDARIKAAAACALVAIRVLPKKPSPLIKAIMDSIKTEENPELQGRSAATIAQLVQLFTESGRRGPADKVVANLVKFSCVEVAETPEFPIHAHKTNVILSMQKEEDRVDHVDAAKFAREAKAARITRRGAKEALELLSHSFGPDLLARVPSLQTFMEEPLVRAFTGSLPAEARDPESTFGQEIVDAMSVIRTMVPTLHPGLHPFVMQQVPLVIKALHSDLSVFRYMAAKCMATICSVITIEGMTTLVEKVLPSINNPLDLNFRQGAIEVIYHLIAVMGDRILPYVIFLIVPVLGRMSDSDNEIRLIATTSFATLVKLVPLEAGIPDPPGLSEELLKGRDRERTFIGQLLDPKKVEPFRIPVAIKAELRSYQQEGVNWLHFLNKYHLHGILCDDMGLGKTLQTICIVASDHHNRAEEYAKTGSPDVRRLPSLIVCPPTLSGHWQQEIKAYAPFLSVTAYVGPPAERKAMKDTLDETDIVITSYDVCRNDIEIIEKYNWNYVVLDEGHLIKNPKSKLSMAVKRLASNHRLILTGTPIQNNVLELWSLFDFLMPGFLGAEKVFQDRFAKPIANSRNSKASSKEQEAGALAIEALHKQVLPFLLRRLKEEVLNDLPPKILQNYYCDLSDLQLKLFEDFTKKEAKTITEEAGRDDKEAKQHIFQALQYMRKLCNSPALVMKPGHRAYDDTQKFLARQGTSLEDPAHAPKLTALRDLLVECGIGVEGQESSDPLYTPIKPHRALIFCQMKEMLDMVQNTVLKGMLPSTQYLRLDGSVEANRRQDIVNKFNSDPSYDVLLLTTSVGGLGLNLTGADTVIFVEHDWNPQKDLQAMDRAHRIGQKKVVNVYRLITRGTLEEKILSLQRFKIDVASTVVNQQNAGLATMDTDQILDLFNLGDSGPSLITDKPKETLEGREEDMVDVETGEVRQPGKRAAWLDGLGELWDNSQYEESFDLDGFLKTMQ; encoded by the exons ATGGCGTCTCG GCTTGACCGGCTCGTTAC GATCCTCGAAACGGGCAGCACCCGATTGATCAGGGATACTGCTGTCAACCAGCTTGCCGACTGgcaaaaacaccaccctGACGAATTATTCAACCTTCTCTCCAGAGTCGTCCCTTACCTGCGCCACAAGGACTGGGAGACCCGGAGTACTGCTGCCAAAGCCCTTGGCAGAATCCTTGAACATGCACCACTATATGAACCGAATGCCGCCGATGAAGGTATTTCAACAGAATCCGCTGCCGAAAATGGCtttgtcaagaaggaggaagtcAAGGACTCTGTCCTTGATCAGGAGGAGTTCTACACCCTCGAGGCACTTGACATGTCCAAGATTGTAAAGTATGGCCGGCCTTTGCTGAGAGGCGGCCCCGTCGACTATGCCCTTGCGGCATTGGATCCACAAAAACGGCTGGCCCATCTCAAGAAGACACTTACTGGCAGacttggtcttcttggccGAGTCGTCGAAGACGAAGAGATGGCCGTTGCCAGCGACCATGTCGGCAGCCCTGCGACACCTCAGGGAGCTGGCAGCACCAACGGCTCCGGGCAGCAGGACGCTATGGCGACTGATAGCCAGAGCCAGAACCCCGAAGAGGGTAAACTCAGCTCACGCCAACTCAACGTTCTCAAGAGGAAGCGAAAAAGAGAGGCCCAGAAGGCTGCGCAAGGCAAGGCCGGCTTTGGAGACCTTTCTATCCGCCGCACGACAACCGCAGGTTCCGATGGTTTCGGCGACGATGTGTCTATGACTGACGCCGACTCCAAAAAGAGCGGTAAAATGTCCCAGTATTTCAGCCTCGATCGACCGGCCGACGTGGACGAGGACAGCAAGGTCGTTTCGGAGTTCAAAGGTCCTTTGTTGCCCATCAAGTCGGAGCTCGAGGTCGATGATGCCATGGAAGGGAGCGAGTGGCCCTTTGAGCGACTTTGCGACTTTCTCAAAGTTGACTTGTTTGACCCGCAGTGGGAGACTCGTCATGGAGCTGCGATGGGGTTAAGGGAGTTGGTGAGAGTACATGGTGCTGGCGCAGGGAGGCGCAGAGGTCTGTCGATCAAAGAGAACACCAGGCTGAATGGACAGTGGCTGGACGACCTCGCATGCAGGCTCTGCTGCGTACTCATGCTCGACAAATTTACTGACTACAGTTCCGACACGTCCGTGGCTCCGATTCGAGAAACTGTGGGTCAAACTCTCGGTTCCGTCCTTCGCCATGTCAGCTCGCAGTCTGTGTACGCCATATACCGACTACTCTACCGAATGGTGATGCAGGAGGGGCTGCAGCAGTCGGAGCAGAATCTCCTCTGGGCCATCTGCCATGGTGGCATGGTCGGCCTGAGAtatgttgttgctgttcgCAAGGACCTCTTGCTTCAAGATGGGGACATGATTGACGGTGTCATCCGCTCTGTCATGAAGGGCCTCGGCGACATGGATGACGATGTTCGTTCGGCCAGCGCGGCGACATTGATTCCCATGGCCAAGGAGTTCGTGGCCATGCGCCCACAGGCACTGGACAGCCTCATCGACATAGTCTGGGAGAGTCTCTCCAACCTGGGCGATGATCTCAGCGCGTCTACCGGCAAGATTATGGATCTGCTTGCTACTCTTTGCAGCTTCCCAGAAGTCCTGGAAGCGATGAAGCTCTCGGCATCGCAGGATGAAGAGAGATCTTTCACCACTCTTGTTCCTAGACTCTACCCCTTCCTCcgccacaccatcacctctgTGCGCCTCGCTGTGCTCAAGGCGCTGATGACCTTTGTGGACTTGGGCAAGGAGACTTCTCAAGGCTGGCTCACCGGCAGGATCCTACGTCTCATTTTCCAGAATATTCTTGTTGAAAGGGATGCAGAGGCTCTTCGCATGTCGCTTGAGTTGTGGAATGCACTCGTCCGCAACCTCGGACAGAATCCTACCGTCCTCGCCGACGAGTTTGCAGCTCATGTGGACGCACTCATGCTCCTCACGATGCACCCCATTGGTGTTCCAcgacacccccttcccatgaACGCGACACTTTTCCTCAAGCCATCTGGCGGGACGTATTCCATGAGCGGCATCCCCGCTCCCAGTACCAGAAGGTCGTCGCCCCCCGAGGGTGCAGAAAGGGCCCCGAAGCGTCGTAGGAAGTCGACCAAGGTGGACGatgctcctcccaccacacagACTCACGATGTTGACGGCCACATGATGCAAGGCGATGTTGATCTAGTCGGCATGGACGTGCTGGTCCGATCCCGCGTCTCTGCGGCCAAGGCGATGGGACTGCTTATGTCAATGCTGCCTCCCTCTAGTCTGGGCTCGTATGATGCTGCCATCACGCAGAGCCTGTTATCTCCATTTGCTTCAACccagcttgctgctgccatggtCGTTCATGAGTACGCGTCGAATTGTGCCAACAAAGAGATGGCTGCTCGCTTCGTCGAGCCGTTACAGAAGATCATCGACCAGGAGCGCCCGGCACATTACCGCGATCTAGTCAGCTATGTGCATCGCGTGCGATCGCAAACACAACAACTCCTCAATCTCTTCCGCGACCACGGAAAAGTGCACAGCAACAAGCTGCCCAGCCTCGCCGTCGTTGTGCAGGGTGACCCCGAGGCCGGGCCTGGCGCTTTCTCTATTGCCAATGCTGACAAGGTTGTCACTGATGATTTCGAAAGACTCAAGAAAGCAATGGCGCCTGGCCAGAGGCTCATCGCCCTCCCTCAGCTTCTCGAGTCTCGCGATGTCACAGTTGCTGCGATCCAGGAAGCGAAATCTGCCAAGGAGGCCCGCGATGCACGCATCAAGGCCGCTGCCGCTTGTGCTCTTGTCGCCATCCGTGTTCTTCCGAAGAAGCCGAGTCCGCTGATCAAGGCAATTATGGACAGCATCAAGACGGAGGAAAACCCAGAACTTCAAGGGAGGTCAGCAGCCACCATTGCGCAACTGGTGCAGCTTTTCACCGAATCTGGAAGGAGAGGACCGGCAGACAAGGTGGTTGCAAATCTGGTCAAGTTCTCCTGTGTCGAAGTCGCCGAGACGCCCGAGTTTCCCATCCATGCGCACAAGACAAATGTCATTCTGTCGATGCAGAAGGAAGAAGACCGCGTCGACCACGTCGATGCCGCAAAATTTGCACGGGAGGCCAAGGCAGCTCGCATCACTCGTCGCGGCGCTAAGGAAGCGCTGGAGTTGCTTTCCCATTCCTTTGGTCCTGATCTCCTAGCCCGCGTTCCGAGCCTGCAGACGTTTATGGAAGAGCCCTTGGTGAGAGCCTTCACCGGCTCCCTCCCGGCAGAGGCAAGAGATCCAGAGAGCACCTTTGGCCAAGAGATCGTCGATGCCATGTCTGTCATCCGGACCATGGTGCCAACACTACACCCGGGCCTTCATCCTTTTGTTATGCAGCAGGTGCCTCTGGTCATCAAGGCGCTGCACTCAGACTTATCCGTATTCAGGTACATGGCCGCCAAATGCATGGCGACCATCTGCAGTGTCATCACTATCGAAGGCATGACGACTCTGGTAGAGAAGGTTTTGCCATCTATCAACAACCCACTAGACCTCAACTTCCGACAGGGTGCTATCGAAGTCATCTATCACTTGATCGCTGTCATGGGCGACAGGATCCTTCCCTATGTCATTTTCCTCATCGTGCCTGTGCTGGGCCGCATGAGCGATTCAGACAACGAGATCAGACTGATCGCCACCACATCCTTTGCCACGCTGGTCAAGTTGGTGCCGCTTGAGGCGGGTATCCCCGACCCTCCCGGACTCTCAGAGGAGCTGCTCAAGGGCCGTGACAGAGAGCGGACTTTCATCGGTCAGCTACTTGACCCGAAGAAGGTGGAACCTTTTCGGATCCCCGTTGCCATCAAGGCGGAGCTGCGGTCGTACCAGCAGGAGGGTGTCAACTGGCTGCACTTCCTCAACAAGTATCACCTTCACGGCATTCTCTGCGATGACATGGGTCTTGGTAAAACGCTGCAAACTATCTGCATCGTAGCCAGCGATCACCACAACCGTGCTGAGGAGTATGCCAAGACGGGTTCCCCTGATGTCCGGAGGCTTCCGTCTTTGATCGTCTGCCCGCCTACGCTATCGGGGCATTGGCAGCAAGAGATCAAGGCTTACGCCCCGTTCCTCAGCGTCACGGCCTATGTTGGACCCCCCGCGGAACGTAAGGCCATGAAAGACACTCTGGACGAGACGGACATTGTCATCACCTCATACGATGTTTGCCGCAATGATATCGAAATCATTGAAAAGTATAACTGGAACTATGTGGTGCTTGATGAAGGTCATCTCATCAAGAACCCCAAGTCCAAGCTTTCGATGGCTGTCAAGCGGCTCGCCAGCAACCACCGGCTCATCTTGACCGGCACACCCATTCAGAACAACGTGCTGGAGCTGTGGTCCTTGTTTGACTTCCTCATGCCCGGCTTCCTCGGTGCCGAAAAGGTGTTCCAGGACCGGTTTGCAAAGCCTATTGCAAACAGTCGCAACAGCAAGGCCTCGTCCAAGGAGCAAGAAGCCGGTGCATTGGCCATCGAAGCTCTTCACAAGCAAGTCCTTCCCTTCCTGCTGCGTCGtctcaaggaggaggtgctcAACGACCTGCCACCCAAGATTCTGCAAAACTACTACTGCGACCTCAGCGACCTCCAGCTCAAACTGTTTGAGGATTTTACCAAGAAGGAAGCCAAGACGATTACGGAGGAGGCTGGGCGGGATGACAAGGAGGCCAAACAGCACATCTTCCAGGCGTTGCAATACATGCGCAAGCTCTGCAACTCGCCGGCCCTTGTCATGAAACCAGGCCACAGGGCCTATGACGACACGCAGAAGTTCCTGGCCAGGCAGGGCACAAGCCTGGAGGATCCGGCGCACGCACCAAAACTGACAGCGCTCCGAGATCTTTTGGTGGAGTGTGGGATTGGTGTCGAAGGGCAGGAGTCGAGCGACCCGCTGTACACGCCGATCAAGCCTCACCGTGCTCTGATTTTCTGTCAGATGAAAGAAATGCTGGACATGGTGCAGAACACGGTGCTCAAGGGCATGCTTCCCTCGACACAATATCTCCGACTGGACGGTTCAGTCGAAGCGAACCGTCGCCAAGACATTGTCAACAAGTTCAATAGCGACCCCTCCTATGACGTACTacttctcaccaccagcgtCGGTGGTCTGGGGTTGAACCTGACGGGTGCCGACACGGTCATTTTCGTCGAGCACGACTGGAATCCTCAAAAGGATCTCCAGGCCATGGATCGCGCCCATCGTATCGGTCAGAAGAAGGTGGTCAACGTGTACCGGCTCATCACTCGCGGCACTCTGGAAGAGAAGATCCTCAGCCTGCAGCGCTTCAAGATCGACGTGGCCAGCACCGTGGTTAATCAACAAAACGCAGGGCTCGCAACCATGGACACGGATCAGATTTTGGACCTGTTCAATCTGGGCGACTCTGGCCCCAGTCTGATAACGGACAAACCTAAAGAAACGCTGGAAGGCAGGGAGGAAGAcatggtggatgtggagACTGGCGAGGTACGGCAGCCGGGCAAGAGGGCAGCATGGTTGGATGGGCTGGGCGAGCTGTGGGACAACAGCCAGTACGAGGAGAGTTTCGATTTAGATGGGTTCCTGAAGACGATGCAGTAA